The following are encoded in a window of Panicum virgatum strain AP13 chromosome 5N, P.virgatum_v5, whole genome shotgun sequence genomic DNA:
- the LOC120671820 gene encoding isoflavone reductase homolog IRL-like — protein sequence MASEKTKILVVGATGYLGRHVVAASARLGHTTFALVRDAAPSDPAKAALLKSFQDAGATLLKGDLYDQASLVSAVKAADVVISTVGSLQIADQTRLVDAIKEAGNVKRFFPSEFGLDVDRTGIVEPGRTLLSGKVAVRRAVEAAGIPYTYVVTGFFAGYSLPGIGQALAQGPPADKAVVLGDGNAKAVYMEEGDIATYTVLAADDPRAENKTLYVRPQANTLSHNELLALWEKKTGRALEREYVPEEAILKQIRESPVPANIVLAIWHAAHVRGEQTGFEVDPAKGAEAAELYPDVKYTTVDEYLDRFL from the exons ATGGCGTCGGAGAAGACCAAGATCCTGGTGGTCGGCGCCACGGGGTACCTGGGCCGGCACGTcgtggcggcgagcgcgcggctgGGCCACACGACCTTCGCGCTCGTCAGGGACGCGGCGCCGTCCGACCCGGCCAAGGCGGCGCTGCTCAAGAGCttccaggacgccggcgcgacgcTCCTCAAGGGCGACCTCTACGACCAGGCCAGCCTGGTGAGCGCCGTCAAGGCCGCCGACGTGGTCATCTCCACGGTCGGGTCGTTGCAGATCGCCGACCAGACCAGGCTCGTCGacgccatcaaggaggccggCAACGTCAAG AGGTTCTTCCCGTCGGAGTTCGGGCTGGACGTGGACCGCACGGGCATCGTGGAGCCGGGCAGGACACTCTTGTCGGGCAAGGTGGCCGTCCGGCGCGCCGTCGAGGCCGCCGGCATCCCCTATACGTACGTGGTGACCGGCTTCTTCGCGGGCTACTCGCTGCCCGGGATCGGGCAGGCCCTCGCCCAGGGGCCCCCCGCCGACAAGGCCGTCGTCCTCGGCGACGGCAACGCCAAGGCCGTGTACATGGAGGAGGGCGACATCGCGACGTATACggtgctcgccgccgacgacccgCGCGCCGAGAACAAGACGCTGTACGTGCGGCCGCAGGCCAACACGCTGTCGCACAACGAGCTGCTGGCGCTGTGGGAGAAGAAGACCGGCAGGGCGCTCGAGCGGGAGTACGTCCCGGAGGAGGCCATCCTGAAGCAGATCCGAGAGTCGCCGGTGCCGGCGAACATCGTCCTGGCGATCTGGCACGCGGCGCACGTGAGGGGGGAGCAGACCGGCTTCGAGGTCGACCCGGCGAAGGGGGCGGAGGCCGCCGAGCTGTACCCGGACGTCAAGTACACCACCGTCGACGAGTACCTCGACAGGTTCCTCTGA